The Channa argus isolate prfri chromosome 22, Channa argus male v1.0, whole genome shotgun sequence genome has a window encoding:
- the aifm1 gene encoding apoptosis-inducing factor 1, mitochondrial isoform X1 → MLTCRPVWKKLAPLARASSTVCRQNLRRAGLKNGSIPAVRMSTGPRGGGGENQLYVLLVGGACLGSGLYAYKTIKEDQQRYQDRIAEISSRQHKTTTEKAAVPIQSKLSTPKATETEALPEPGPQAAPSPEEPSPQAPDAEVAIPSETAEPPPAVDSTSASLKLTSHAPYLLIGGGTASFAAARSIRARDPGAKVLIVTDEPDLPYMRPPLSKELWFSDDPSVTETLRFKQWNGKERSIYFQPPSFYIKPEELDSAVNGGVAVLTGKKVVHMDVRGNKVKLDDDIEISYDKCLIATGGVPRNLQVIERAGEEVMKKTTLFRKIEDFKSLDKVSRNVKSITIIGGGFLGSELACALGRRSTESGLEVIQMFPEKGNMGKVLPEYLSNWTTEKVKKEGVKIISEALVKSVTSKDDILEIKLKDGRLVKTDHIVAAVGLEPNVDLAKSAGLEVDSDFGGYRVNAELQARSNIWVAGDAACFYDIRLGRRRVEHHDHAVVSGRLAGENMTGASKPYWHQSMFWSDLGPDIGYEAIGIVDSSLPTVAVFAKATAKDTPKAATELSGTGIRSESETEDTATSPVASSTPAPAVEQNKDDYGKGVIFYLRDKVVVGIILWNVFNRMPIARKIIKDGEEHADLNEVAKLFNIHDD, encoded by the exons ATGCTGACATGTAGACCCGTATGGAAAAAGCTTGCACCTCTAGCCAGAGCCTCATCAACTGTGTGCCGGCAGAATCTGAGGAGAGCAG gGTTAAAAAATGGCAGCATACCAGCAGTTCGCATGTCCACTGGACCTCGAGGTGGAGGTGGGGAAAATCAGTTGTACGTCCTTCTGGTTGGAGGAGCCTGCCTTGGTAGTGGATTATAT gcATACAAAACTATCAAGGAAGACCAACAGAGATATCAGGACCGTATTGCAGAAATTTCATCcagacaacataaaacaacCACAGAAAAAGCAGCTGTACCTATTCAGTCAAAGCTTTCTA CTCCAAAAGCCACAGAAACAGAGG CCCTCCCTGAGCCAGGACCTCAGGCAGCACCTTCACCAGAGGAGCCGAGCCCTCAAGCCCCTGATGCTGAAGTAGCGATCCCCAGTGAAACAGCTGAACCACCTCCAG CAGTGGATTCCACATCTGCCTCTCTCAAGTTAACCTCACATGCCCCCTATCTCCTTATTGGTGGAGGTACTGCATCTTTTGCTGCTGCTCGTTCTATTCGAGCCCGAGACCCCGGTGCCAAG GTTTTAATTGTGACTGATGAGCCAGACCTTCCATACATGAGACCCCCTCTTTCTAAGGAATTGTGGTTCTCTGATGACCCCAGTGTGACAGAAACATTACGTTTCAAACAGTGGAATGGAAAGGAAAGAAG TATCTACTTCCAGCCACCTTCATTCTACATTAAGCCAGAAGAATTGGATAGTGCAGTAAATGGAGGGGTGGCTGTTCTCACTGGTAAAAAG GTGGTTCATATGGATGTGAGgggaaacaaagtaaaattgGACGATGATATTGAAATTTCCTACGACAAGTGTTTGATTGCCACAG GTGGTGTACCAAGAAATCTACAGGTCATTGAAAGAGCAGGAGAGGAGGTGATGAAAAAGACAACTTTGTTCCGCAAG ATTGAGGACTTTAAATCACTGGACAAAGTCTCCAGAAATGTGAAGTCCATAACAATCATTGGTGGTGGCTTCTTGGGCAGCGAGCTGGCCTGTGCCCTTGGCAGGAGAT CAACTGAGTCTGGCTTGGAGGTGATACAGATGTTCCCTGAGAAGGGCAACATGGGAAAAGTGCTGCCTGAGTATCTGAGCAACTGGACAACAGAAAAAGTCAAGAAAG AGGGTGTAAAAATAATCTCAGAAGCTTTGGTGAAGTCTGTTACCTCCAAAGATGAcatattagaaataaaactgaaggaTGGCCGACTG GTGAAAACTGATCACATTGTTGCAGCTGTTGGTCTGGAGCCCAATGTTGACCTTGCTAAGTCAGCAGGTCTGGAGGTGGATTCTGACTTTGGAGGCTATCGGGTCAATGCAGAGCTGCAAGCAAGATCTAATATTTGGGTG GCAGGTGATGCAGCATGTTTTTATGACATCAGACTGGGCCGCAGACGAGTGGAGCACCATGATCATGCGGTAGTGAGCGGTAGACTAGCAGGAGAAAACATGACAGGAGCCAGTAAACCTTACTGGCATCAGTCTATGTTCTG GAGTGACCTGGGACCTGATATTGGCTATGAGGCTATTGGGATCGTTGACAGCAGCCTGCCAACAGTCGCAGTGTTTGCTAAAGCCACTGCCAAGGATACACCTAAAGCTGCCACAGAGCTGTCAG GAACTGGGATTCGCTCAGAAAGTGAAACAGAGGACACAGCTACTAGCCCTGTGGCCTCTTCCACACCTGCTCCTGCTGTCGAACAGAATAAAGATGACTATGGGAAAGGAGTCATCTTCTACCTGAGAGACAAAGTGGTGGTGGGGATTATCCTGTGGAATGTGTTCAACAGAATGCCCATAGCAAGAAAG ATTATCAAGGATGGCGAAGAACATGCAGATCTGAACGAAGTGGCCAAGCTGTTCAACATCCACGATGATTAA
- the aifm1 gene encoding apoptosis-inducing factor 1, mitochondrial isoform X2 → MLTCRPVWKKLAPLARASSTVCRQNLRRAGLKNGSIPAVRMSTGPRGGGGENQLYVLLVGGACLGSGLYAYKTIKEDQQRYQDRIAEISSRQHKTTTEKAAVPIQSKLSTPKATETEALPEPGPQAAPSPEEPSPQAPDAEVAIPSETAEPPPVDSTSASLKLTSHAPYLLIGGGTASFAAARSIRARDPGAKVLIVTDEPDLPYMRPPLSKELWFSDDPSVTETLRFKQWNGKERSIYFQPPSFYIKPEELDSAVNGGVAVLTGKKVVHMDVRGNKVKLDDDIEISYDKCLIATGGVPRNLQVIERAGEEVMKKTTLFRKIEDFKSLDKVSRNVKSITIIGGGFLGSELACALGRRSTESGLEVIQMFPEKGNMGKVLPEYLSNWTTEKVKKEGVKIISEALVKSVTSKDDILEIKLKDGRLVKTDHIVAAVGLEPNVDLAKSAGLEVDSDFGGYRVNAELQARSNIWVAGDAACFYDIRLGRRRVEHHDHAVVSGRLAGENMTGASKPYWHQSMFWSDLGPDIGYEAIGIVDSSLPTVAVFAKATAKDTPKAATELSGTGIRSESETEDTATSPVASSTPAPAVEQNKDDYGKGVIFYLRDKVVVGIILWNVFNRMPIARKIIKDGEEHADLNEVAKLFNIHDD, encoded by the exons ATGCTGACATGTAGACCCGTATGGAAAAAGCTTGCACCTCTAGCCAGAGCCTCATCAACTGTGTGCCGGCAGAATCTGAGGAGAGCAG gGTTAAAAAATGGCAGCATACCAGCAGTTCGCATGTCCACTGGACCTCGAGGTGGAGGTGGGGAAAATCAGTTGTACGTCCTTCTGGTTGGAGGAGCCTGCCTTGGTAGTGGATTATAT gcATACAAAACTATCAAGGAAGACCAACAGAGATATCAGGACCGTATTGCAGAAATTTCATCcagacaacataaaacaacCACAGAAAAAGCAGCTGTACCTATTCAGTCAAAGCTTTCTA CTCCAAAAGCCACAGAAACAGAGG CCCTCCCTGAGCCAGGACCTCAGGCAGCACCTTCACCAGAGGAGCCGAGCCCTCAAGCCCCTGATGCTGAAGTAGCGATCCCCAGTGAAACAGCTGAACCACCTCCAG TGGATTCCACATCTGCCTCTCTCAAGTTAACCTCACATGCCCCCTATCTCCTTATTGGTGGAGGTACTGCATCTTTTGCTGCTGCTCGTTCTATTCGAGCCCGAGACCCCGGTGCCAAG GTTTTAATTGTGACTGATGAGCCAGACCTTCCATACATGAGACCCCCTCTTTCTAAGGAATTGTGGTTCTCTGATGACCCCAGTGTGACAGAAACATTACGTTTCAAACAGTGGAATGGAAAGGAAAGAAG TATCTACTTCCAGCCACCTTCATTCTACATTAAGCCAGAAGAATTGGATAGTGCAGTAAATGGAGGGGTGGCTGTTCTCACTGGTAAAAAG GTGGTTCATATGGATGTGAGgggaaacaaagtaaaattgGACGATGATATTGAAATTTCCTACGACAAGTGTTTGATTGCCACAG GTGGTGTACCAAGAAATCTACAGGTCATTGAAAGAGCAGGAGAGGAGGTGATGAAAAAGACAACTTTGTTCCGCAAG ATTGAGGACTTTAAATCACTGGACAAAGTCTCCAGAAATGTGAAGTCCATAACAATCATTGGTGGTGGCTTCTTGGGCAGCGAGCTGGCCTGTGCCCTTGGCAGGAGAT CAACTGAGTCTGGCTTGGAGGTGATACAGATGTTCCCTGAGAAGGGCAACATGGGAAAAGTGCTGCCTGAGTATCTGAGCAACTGGACAACAGAAAAAGTCAAGAAAG AGGGTGTAAAAATAATCTCAGAAGCTTTGGTGAAGTCTGTTACCTCCAAAGATGAcatattagaaataaaactgaaggaTGGCCGACTG GTGAAAACTGATCACATTGTTGCAGCTGTTGGTCTGGAGCCCAATGTTGACCTTGCTAAGTCAGCAGGTCTGGAGGTGGATTCTGACTTTGGAGGCTATCGGGTCAATGCAGAGCTGCAAGCAAGATCTAATATTTGGGTG GCAGGTGATGCAGCATGTTTTTATGACATCAGACTGGGCCGCAGACGAGTGGAGCACCATGATCATGCGGTAGTGAGCGGTAGACTAGCAGGAGAAAACATGACAGGAGCCAGTAAACCTTACTGGCATCAGTCTATGTTCTG GAGTGACCTGGGACCTGATATTGGCTATGAGGCTATTGGGATCGTTGACAGCAGCCTGCCAACAGTCGCAGTGTTTGCTAAAGCCACTGCCAAGGATACACCTAAAGCTGCCACAGAGCTGTCAG GAACTGGGATTCGCTCAGAAAGTGAAACAGAGGACACAGCTACTAGCCCTGTGGCCTCTTCCACACCTGCTCCTGCTGTCGAACAGAATAAAGATGACTATGGGAAAGGAGTCATCTTCTACCTGAGAGACAAAGTGGTGGTGGGGATTATCCTGTGGAATGTGTTCAACAGAATGCCCATAGCAAGAAAG ATTATCAAGGATGGCGAAGAACATGCAGATCTGAACGAAGTGGCCAAGCTGTTCAACATCCACGATGATTAA
- the glra4b gene encoding glycine receptor, alpha 4b, whose translation MLLHISCTVWALSVIFLQRRSVLCKEMKLPSRASKPPSPSDFLDKLMGRTSGYDARIRPNFKGPPVNVTCNIFINSFGSITETTMDYRLNVFLRQQWNDPRLAYKEYPDDSLDLDPSMLDSIWKPDLFFANEKGANFHEVTTDNKLLRIFQNGNVLYSIRLTLILSCPMDLKNFPMDSQTCTMQLESFGYTMNDLIFEWLDVGAVQVADDLQLPQFVLKEEKGLGYCTKHYNTGKFTCIEVKFYLERQMGYYLIQMYIPSLLTVILSWVSFWINMDAAPARVGLGITTVLTMTTQSAGSRASLPKVSYVKAIDIWMAVCLLFVFAALLEYAAVNFVSRQHKEFFRLRKKLKEQQRQRTRQSGDTKVKGNNMSGNNAPYGTAAQKCSACAREEEELAQQGLLFQSIGLALATGSAPEMDATPVFADLPPGLGFYDIRRRFVDRAKRIDTISRAVFPMSFLIFNILYWLTYKVLRHEVQTTL comes from the exons ATGCTTTTGCACATCTCGTGTACGGTCTGGGCTTTATCTGTCATATTCCTGCAAAGAAG GTCTGTCCTCTGTAAGGAGATGAAGCTCCCCAGCAGGGCATCTAAGCCCCCCTCTCCATCTGATTTCCTGGACAAACTGATGGGACGCACATCTGGCTATGACGCTCGAATCAGACCGAACTTCAAAG GTCCTCCCGTCAATGTCACCTGTAACATCTTCATCAACAGCTTTGGATCCATCACTGAAACAACAATG GACTACCGTCTCAATGTATTTCTGCGGCAGCAGTGGAATGACCCTCGGCTAGCATATAAAGAGTATCCAGATGACTCTCTGGACCTTGATCCTTCAATGTTGGACTCCATTTGGAAACCTGACTTGTTCTTTGCAAATGAAAAGGGAGCAAACTTTCACGAGGTCACAACAGACAACAAACTGCTTCGGATATTTCAGAATGGAAATGTCCTCTACAGCATTAG GTTGACACTTATCCTTTCTTGTCCCATGGATCTGAAAAACTTCCCCATGGACAGCCAGACATGCACCATGCAACTTGAAAGTT TTGGCTACACAATGAATGATCTTATTTTCGAGTGGCTAGATGTAGGAGCGGTGCAAGTAGCTGATGATCTGCAGCTTCCCCAGTTTGTGCTGAAAGAAGAGAAAGGTCTCGGCTACTGCACCAAGCACTACAACACAG GCAAATTCACTTGCATTGAAGTCAAATTCTACTTGGAGCGTCAAATGGGCTACTATCTGATTCAGATGTACATACCGAGCCTGCTCACTGTCATCCTGTCTTGGGTGTCGTTTTGGATTAACATGGATGCGGCTCCGGCTAGAGTGGGACTGGGCATCACTACAGTGCTAACGATGACGACACAGAGTGCTGGCTCCAGGGCCTCTCTGCCAAAG GTGTCTTATGTAAAAGCCATAGACATCTGGATGgcagtttgtcttctttttgtaTTCGCTGCACTACTGGAGTATGCAGCTGTTAATTTTGTTTCGCGCCAGCACAAGGAATTCTTCAGACTTAGGAAGAAGCTCAAAGAGCAGCAGCGGCAGAGAACA AGGCAAAGTGGTGACACCAAGGTGAAAGGAAACAATATGTCAGGAAACAATGCTCCTTATGGAACTGCAGCCCAGAAGTGCAGTGCCTGTGCAAGG GAAGAAGAGGAACTGGCACAGCAGGGTTTGCTCTTCCAGAGTATTGGACTTGCCCTGGCTACAGGAAGTGCACCAGAAATGGATGCAACGCCAGTGTTTGCTGATTTACCTCCTGGTTTAGGTTTCTATGACATACGCAGGCGCTTTGTGGATCGAGCAAAAAGGATTGATACAATCTCCAGAGCTGTTTTCCCCATGAGTTTCCTCATATTTAATATTCTCTACTGGCTTACCTACAAAGTTTTGCGACATGAAGTTCAAACTACACTGTGA
- the nufip2 gene encoding FMR1-interacting protein NUFIP2, protein MEEQPKDRAQDRQYHHHHGQDRNSLPLTTCLKHDQSHFQRQHQETQTKKTGSKKLNISDEEGEKNSHRLETIGMSHPPNSNGNRLLSNTNVKQKSTQKLYTNVPKVSSKGLDHKKNMDLKNDKEKTVDSNHHEGQPLDQKDSVLLQNGTENYGLIINGYSSKDNDCSGSGCGYMTQKKRKARCNNTKNTDNVVREKEKDMQQGNTTQEPGAFNFETTEKGVTSGLDGFRATYKVDSQSAARRAVGSEASVGESQRKSSDGKSVGTFGKKTEERHKAKLSSPSKEDSWTLFKPPPVFPVDNSSAKIDSKISYASKVKENLNKVAQGGGEALPPPVRLSQVPMSAMKTKTSASFTNGPGNGTFFATAASSVPPAPSIPSGENVACPLESNCSSTTSHDDGDAYELRKCTLLIYPLNMQPVLPSARHLDPPAAQTNQKALGDIFQNQWGLSFINEPNLGPEGGSKLVPADNATTVGTPQSECQAVTGNTAQPCFDVSPSFLETDTLAQDPEKRTCAPCNRSNACSPACVMSEEENPLQPCNQEKTKVEAKGAGSAGADPSKDNGAKPGQGQVTSLQFGSSKDIGRRCSWGSFDVKAAVTYHTKEMESICNLQTQDPKRVVVYDETKDGPEH, encoded by the exons ATGGAGGAACAGCCCAAAGATCGGGCACAAGACAGGcaataccaccaccaccacggACAGGACAGAAACTCGTTACCACTTACAACTTGTCTGAAACATGATCAGAGCCACTTCCAGCGCCAGCATCAGGAAACGCAGACGAAGAAAACAG GtagtaaaaaactaaacatcagTGACGAGGAGGGGGAAAAGAATTCACATCGGCTTGAAACTATTGGTATGTCACATCCCCCCAACAGTAATGGCAACAGACTCCTAAGTAATACCAATGTGAAGCAGAAGTCAACACAAAAGCTGTACACAAATGTTCCAAAAGTGAGCAGCAAAGGACTGGACCATAAGAAAAATATGGACCTTAAAAATGACAAGGAAAAGACAGTGGATTCTAATCATCATGAGGGCCAACCTTTGGATCAGAAAGACTCTGTGTTGCTTCAAAATGGCACTGAAAACTATGGCTTAATCATAAATGGCTATTCTAGCAAGGACAATGATTGCAGTGGTTCTGGATGTGGATATATGACCCAGAAGAAACGCAAAGCCAGATGTAACAACACCAAGAACACTGATAATGTCgtaagagaaaaggagaaagacatgCAGCAGGGCAACACTACACAGGAGCCTGGGGCTTTTAATTTTGAAACAACAGAGAAGGGAGTGACTTCAGGACTTGATGGCTTCAGAGCCACCTATAAAGTAGATTCTCAGTCAGCAGCAAGACGGGCTGTTGGTTCTGAGGCTTCAGTCGGGGAATCTCAGAGGAAAAGCTCTGATGGAAAATCAGTTGGCACCTTTGgtaaaaaaacagaggaaaggcACAAAGCCAAACTTTCCTCACCTTCAAAAGAGGACTCTTGGACTTTGTTCAAGCCCCCTCCAGTATTTCCTGTGGACAATAGCAGTGCTAAAATTGATTCCAAGATCAGTTATGCAAGTAAAgtcaaagagaacctcaacaaggTAGCCCAAGGTGGAGGAGAGGCACTGCCTCCTCCTGTTAGACTGTCACAGGTCCCTATGTCTGCTATGAAAACTAAAACCTCAGCTAGCTTTACTAATGGTCCTGGAAATGGAACCTTTTTTGCTACTGCTGCTAGTAGTGTTCCACCAGCCCCATCTATCCCAAGTGGCGAGAATGTAGCATGTCCTTTGGAAAGTAACTGTAGCTCTACAACCAGTCATGATGATggagatgcatatgagcttagAAAATGTACTCTTTTGATATACCCTTTAAATATGCAACCTGTGCTCCCTAGTGCTCGTCACCTTGACCCACCAGCTGCTCAGACAAATCAGAAGGCTTTGGGAGATATCTTCCAGAATCAGTGGGGGCTTTCCTTCATCAATGAGCCCAATTTGGGGCCCGAAGGAGGAAGTAAGCTGGTGCCTGCAGACAATGCAACTACTGTGGGCACACCTCAAAGTGAGTGTCAGGCTGTCACAGGCAACACTGCCCAGCCCTGCTTTGATGTTAGCCCATCGTTCCTAGAAACTGACACTTTGGCTCAAGATCCTGAGAAAAGGACTTGCGCCCCTTGTAATCGGTCTAATGCTTGTTCTCCTGCTTGTGTAATGAGTGAGGAGGAGAACCCGCTACAGCCATGTAACCAGGAAAAGACAAAAGTTGAAGCCAAGGGTGCTGGTTCCGCTGGGGCAGACCCAAGTAAAGACAACGGTGCTAAGCCTGGGCAGGGCCAGGTAACCAGTTTGCAGTTTGGCTCCTCTAAAGACATTGGCAGAAGGTGTAGCTGGGGGTCCTTTGATGTTAAAGCTGCTGTCACTTATCACACTAAAG aaATGGAATCAATTTGCAACTTGCAAACACAAG atCCAAAAAGAGTAGTGGTTTATGATGAGACCAAGGATGGACCTGAACATTGA